From a single Alloactinosynnema sp. L-07 genomic region:
- a CDS encoding serine hydrolase, whose product MNVNRRSALGLGAAAVGTVLGVGTTTAAAEDASTTAAQACGRVRRVYERETAKSLGTWASYISVSDVDGAASAAVDVRADEVVEAYSVNKIAVAVAVLDKIDRGLLTLDQRVEVSSAIVSRDTDGIFGLDGAYPSQVTLGHVLATLLTVSDNTCVRLCGLVCPAAELNEILRGKGFVHTQVKPVANPNRFFLGKTTARETHALLRRLVDGELLSATSSAYLLSLLRSLTSFTDGIRLNLSSAERLKVATKAGWFADGRNEAGIVFNTADKPTAFYALFASGQFAGDQAANADNYSANHPALRARQVIGRTLVDAVARLDTPAARQAAPGYRASNGG is encoded by the coding sequence ATGAACGTGAATCGAAGGTCCGCACTGGGCCTGGGTGCCGCCGCTGTCGGCACCGTATTGGGGGTCGGAACCACTACCGCCGCGGCGGAGGACGCTTCGACGACCGCCGCCCAGGCGTGCGGCCGGGTCAGGAGGGTCTACGAGCGCGAGACCGCGAAGTCGCTGGGCACGTGGGCGTCGTATATCAGCGTGTCCGATGTGGACGGTGCGGCGAGCGCGGCTGTCGATGTTCGGGCCGATGAGGTTGTGGAGGCGTACAGCGTCAACAAGATCGCGGTCGCGGTGGCGGTGTTGGACAAGATCGACCGCGGTCTGCTGACGCTCGATCAGCGGGTGGAAGTCAGTAGTGCCATTGTCAGTCGGGACACCGATGGGATCTTTGGTCTCGATGGGGCGTACCCGAGTCAGGTGACTCTTGGGCACGTGCTCGCGACGCTGCTTACGGTGTCTGACAACACTTGTGTGCGTCTGTGTGGTCTCGTTTGTCCGGCCGCCGAGTTGAATGAGATCTTGCGGGGTAAGGGGTTTGTGCATACGCAGGTGAAGCCGGTGGCGAATCCGAATCGGTTCTTCCTGGGTAAGACGACGGCGCGGGAGACGCATGCTTTGCTGCGGCGGTTGGTTGATGGGGAGTTGCTTTCGGCGACGTCTTCGGCTTATCTGTTGTCGCTTCTGCGGTCGCTAACCTCGTTCACTGATGGCATCCGGCTGAATCTCAGCTCCGCGGAACGCCTGAAAGTAGCGACGAAGGCAGGCTGGTTCGCCGACGGGCGCAACGAGGCGGGCATCGTGTTCAACACCGCTGACAAGCCGACAGCGTTCTACGCGCTGTTCGCGTCCGGTCAGTTCGCCGGTGATCAGGCCGCGAACGCCGACAACTACAGCGCGAACCACCCTGCGCTGCGGGCACGGCAGGTGATTGGGCGGACGTTGGTTGACGCGGTCGCTCGGCTTGACACTCCTGCGGCTCGGCAGGCCGCGCCGGGGTATCGGGCGTCGAACGGAGGCTGA
- a CDS encoding NAD(P)H-quinone dehydrogenase, with amino-acid sequence MTRIVIMGGGPAGYEAALVAAQHGADVTVIERDGLGGACVLYDCVPSKTFIASAGARSAFRDADELGIGTDDVDSSVHLPVVRGRVRGLALAQSADVRNRVQREGVKILIGNARFCDDRPGMAAHRVEVTTADTVEILDADVVLIATGATPRVIAGAEPDGKRVLDWRQIYDLEQLPEHLVVVGSGVTGAEFASAFIEMGVKVTVISSRDRVLPHEDADAAAVLEDVFSERGTTLVKHARAEKIERDDKGVKVHLKGGEIVEASHALMTVGSVPNTSDIGLDRIGIDLGPGGFIAVDRVSRTSVPGVYAAGDCTGVLMLASVAAMQGRIAMWHALGEGVAPIKLKTVAANVFTHPEIATVGISQQAIDSGEVPARTIMLPLATNARAKMEGLRRGFVKLFCRPATGVVIGGVIVAPSASELILPIALSVQNQLTVDDLALTFSVYPSLSGSITEAGRQLMRHDDLD; translated from the coding sequence GTGACCCGGATCGTGATCATGGGTGGCGGCCCGGCCGGGTACGAGGCGGCCCTGGTCGCCGCTCAGCACGGGGCCGATGTCACCGTCATCGAACGCGACGGCCTCGGCGGCGCCTGCGTGCTCTATGACTGTGTCCCGTCCAAGACGTTCATCGCCTCCGCGGGCGCCCGCTCAGCCTTCCGCGACGCCGACGAACTGGGCATCGGCACCGACGACGTCGACTCGTCAGTGCACCTGCCCGTGGTTCGGGGGCGTGTGCGCGGGCTGGCCCTGGCCCAGTCCGCCGACGTCCGCAACCGCGTCCAGCGCGAAGGCGTCAAGATCCTCATCGGCAACGCCCGCTTCTGCGACGACCGCCCCGGCATGGCCGCCCACCGGGTCGAGGTCACCACCGCCGACACCGTCGAAATCCTCGACGCCGATGTCGTGCTGATCGCCACCGGCGCCACCCCGAGGGTCATCGCCGGAGCCGAGCCAGACGGCAAACGGGTGTTGGACTGGCGCCAGATCTACGACCTGGAACAACTCCCCGAACACCTGGTAGTCGTCGGCTCCGGCGTCACCGGCGCCGAATTCGCCTCGGCCTTCATCGAGATGGGCGTCAAGGTCACGGTGATCTCCAGCCGCGACCGCGTCCTGCCCCACGAGGACGCCGACGCCGCCGCGGTCCTGGAGGACGTGTTCTCCGAACGCGGCACCACCCTGGTCAAACACGCCCGCGCCGAAAAGATCGAACGCGACGACAAGGGCGTCAAGGTCCACCTCAAGGGCGGCGAGATCGTCGAGGCCTCCCACGCCCTGATGACGGTCGGCTCGGTCCCCAACACCAGCGACATCGGCCTGGACAGAATCGGCATCGACCTCGGCCCCGGCGGTTTCATCGCCGTTGACCGGGTCTCGCGCACCAGCGTCCCCGGCGTCTACGCGGCGGGCGACTGCACCGGCGTCCTGATGCTCGCCTCGGTCGCCGCGATGCAGGGTCGCATCGCCATGTGGCACGCCCTGGGCGAGGGCGTCGCACCGATCAAGCTGAAGACAGTCGCCGCCAACGTCTTCACCCACCCCGAGATCGCCACCGTCGGAATCAGCCAACAGGCCATCGACTCGGGCGAAGTCCCAGCCCGCACGATCATGCTCCCCCTGGCCACCAACGCCCGAGCCAAGATGGAAGGTCTGCGTCGAGGCTTTGTGAAGCTGTTCTGCCGCCCCGCCACCGGAGTGGTGATCGGCGGCGTGATCGTCGCCCCCAGCGCCAGCGAACTGATCCTCCCCATCGCGCTGTCAGTGCAGAACCAGCTGACAGTGGATGACCTGGCCCTCACCTTCTCGGTCTACCCGTCCCTGTCGGGTTCGATCACCGAGGCAGGCCGCCAGCTCATGCGTCACGACGACCTGGACTAG
- a CDS encoding gamma-glutamylcyclotransferase family protein, with the protein MPLYAAYGSNMDPAQMMQRAPHSPMAGTGWLVGWRLTFGGEDLGWEGALATIVEDPDSQVFVVLYDVTDDEPLLDRWEGSELGLHSKIRLRVQTLEGSVLAWLYVLDAYEGGLPSARYLGVVADAAEAAGAPADYVGDLRIRPCDGIGPTTG; encoded by the coding sequence GTGCCGCTCTACGCCGCTTATGGGTCGAACATGGACCCGGCCCAGATGATGCAGCGAGCCCCGCACTCGCCGATGGCGGGGACCGGATGGCTGGTGGGCTGGCGGCTGACCTTCGGAGGCGAAGACCTCGGTTGGGAAGGCGCGCTGGCCACCATCGTCGAGGACCCGGACTCCCAGGTCTTCGTGGTTCTCTACGACGTCACCGACGACGAGCCGCTCCTGGACCGGTGGGAGGGCTCCGAACTGGGGCTGCACTCCAAGATCCGGCTCCGCGTGCAGACGCTGGAGGGCTCGGTCCTGGCGTGGCTCTACGTCCTGGACGCCTACGAGGGCGGCCTGCCGTCGGCGCGCTACCTCGGGGTGGTCGCCGACGCCGCCGAAGCCGCCGGAGCACCCGCCGATTACGTCGGTGACCTGCGGATCCGCCCGTGCGACGGTATCGGTCCGACAACGGGCTGA
- a CDS encoding Xaa-Pro dipeptidyl-peptidase — protein MTIRRSLLTVIAAVGASLVPLSSATAAPAASEPVYSYAAAVRETVWVDTGLTSPQGARVRVAADIVRPSTPASVKVPVIMDASPYYTSLGRGNESQKKTYDSAGKPIQFPLFYDNYFVPRGYAIVLVDLSGTARSNGCVDVGGRSEIASAKSVIDWLNGRATGYTSATGTTRATSGWSTGAVGMIGKSWDGTIANGVAATGVDGLKTIVPIGAISSWYDYYRAHGATLNAGTPSALAARVENAQGKQNCASVKSALDSGSPSNGNMTAMWRDRDYVASAANIKASVFVVHGVNDLNVKSINFGQWWAALPASVERKIWLSQTGHVDPFDFRRSVWVDTLHRWFDHYLRGVDNGVQNEPRASVEHKPDVWTTSAAWPAVTGPKYLYAHPSSTAGVGVLNGAPPPPAEIPLWANFTDNRSSEYSWITNPTSTSSARLLYSSPAMAADNRISGTPRVTITATSTSSAARLTAVLVDLGPATIRDYRGSGEGITTLSTRSCWGESTPGDSACFLDTATSTTSTSANIISRGWADLGHYASLDSRATLTSGTPYRITFNLASTDQVIPAGHKLALVIGSTDSAYIGSAGNYPKIGVDLTKTVLHIPMTGTF, from the coding sequence ATGACGATCCGGCGGTCACTGCTCACCGTCATCGCGGCGGTCGGCGCTTCCCTTGTCCCCCTCTCCTCGGCGACAGCCGCGCCCGCCGCGAGCGAGCCGGTCTACTCCTACGCAGCCGCGGTGCGCGAGACAGTCTGGGTCGACACCGGGCTGACCTCCCCGCAGGGCGCCCGGGTCCGCGTGGCCGCCGACATCGTCAGGCCGAGCACACCCGCGAGCGTCAAGGTGCCGGTGATCATGGACGCCAGCCCCTATTACACCTCGCTCGGGCGCGGCAACGAGAGCCAGAAGAAGACCTACGACAGCGCGGGCAAACCAATCCAGTTCCCGCTGTTCTACGACAACTACTTCGTCCCACGCGGCTACGCGATCGTGCTCGTCGACCTGTCCGGGACCGCGCGCTCCAACGGCTGCGTCGATGTGGGCGGTCGTTCCGAGATCGCCTCGGCGAAGTCCGTGATCGACTGGCTCAACGGCCGCGCGACCGGCTACACCTCGGCCACCGGGACCACCCGGGCCACCTCGGGCTGGTCGACCGGGGCGGTCGGCATGATCGGCAAGTCGTGGGACGGCACGATCGCCAACGGCGTGGCCGCGACCGGCGTCGACGGGCTCAAGACCATCGTGCCCATCGGCGCGATCAGCTCCTGGTACGACTACTACCGGGCCCATGGCGCGACCCTGAACGCGGGGACGCCGTCAGCGTTGGCCGCCCGCGTGGAGAACGCCCAGGGCAAACAGAACTGCGCGTCGGTGAAGTCCGCTTTGGACAGTGGGTCGCCGTCGAACGGAAATATGACAGCGATGTGGCGCGACCGTGACTACGTGGCGAGCGCTGCCAACATCAAGGCGAGCGTGTTCGTCGTGCACGGCGTCAACGACCTCAACGTGAAGTCGATCAACTTCGGCCAGTGGTGGGCGGCGCTGCCCGCGAGCGTGGAGCGCAAGATCTGGCTGTCGCAGACCGGTCACGTCGACCCGTTCGACTTCCGCCGCTCGGTCTGGGTCGACACCCTGCACCGCTGGTTCGACCACTATCTGCGCGGCGTCGACAACGGCGTCCAGAACGAGCCGCGGGCCAGCGTGGAGCACAAGCCGGACGTGTGGACGACCAGTGCGGCCTGGCCTGCGGTCACCGGCCCGAAGTACCTGTACGCGCACCCGTCGAGCACCGCGGGGGTCGGCGTGCTGAACGGCGCCCCGCCGCCACCCGCCGAGATCCCCCTGTGGGCGAACTTCACCGACAACCGCAGTAGCGAGTACTCCTGGATCACGAACCCGACGTCGACCTCGTCGGCCCGGCTGCTCTACAGCTCGCCCGCGATGGCCGCGGACAACCGGATCTCCGGCACCCCGCGGGTGACGATCACCGCGACCTCGACCTCCAGCGCCGCCCGGCTCACCGCGGTGCTCGTGGACCTCGGACCGGCCACGATCCGCGACTACCGCGGCTCGGGCGAGGGGATCACCACCCTGTCGACCCGCTCCTGCTGGGGCGAGAGCACCCCCGGCGACAGCGCCTGCTTCCTCGACACGGCCACCTCTACCACGTCGACCAGCGCCAATATCATCAGCCGAGGCTGGGCCGACCTGGGCCACTACGCCTCGCTGGACTCCCGGGCCACGCTGACCTCGGGGACGCCGTACCGGATCACGTTCAACCTGGCCAGCACCGACCAGGTGATCCCGGCGGGCCACAAGCTGGCCCTGGTGATCGGCAGCACCGACAGCGCCTACATCGGCTCAGCGGGCAACTACCCGAAGATCGGCGTCGACCTCACGAAGACGGTGCTGCACATCCCCATGACCGGGACGTTCTGA
- a CDS encoding DHA2 family efflux MFS transporter permease subunit, producing the protein MTARPHPPTERNQDLKVPGRRSSRSWAALAALCACFFMVMLDSTIVTVAIPAMLTDLDATLNEVIWVNSVYLLANTVPLLLTGRLGDRYGPKRVLIIGLVLFLGASLWCGLATTAESLIAARAVQGLGAAAMTPQTLTFITRLFPAERRGVPIAVWGAVAGVATITGPVIGGLLVENAGWQWIFLLNLPIGAAGLVMALVLLPDWRPGGRVRFDTLGAVLASLGLAALVFGLQNAQHYHWGTIVGPINVTVVIGVGLVLIGAFLVWQRRTKDEPLVPLVLFTNQTFSYANLTYAALGFATTGMFLPLVIYVQSVLGLGPVDSSVLCAPMAGAAGLAAIGAGRGMRHINGKTLIMTGLAALACGTGLIAVFAEPDADPLDLVPGLVVAGLGIGLVYSPLTAAATFGLPPHLVGAASGVFNTSRQVGGVLGSATTGLLLQVGLSFSVPEAAKQYARALPPRYADEFVRRITDAANTASQFDDKGPQMPSDWSPSIAGRVRNLATDAYDLGFTNAAKATLVLPVVVLVLGIVCAAGMRTPPTGNAKNLDYPRERATP; encoded by the coding sequence GTGACCGCCCGACCGCACCCGCCAACCGAACGGAACCAAGACTTGAAAGTTCCGGGGAGGCGGTCAAGTAGGTCTTGGGCTGCTCTAGCGGCTCTGTGTGCGTGTTTCTTCATGGTGATGCTCGATTCCACGATCGTCACCGTGGCGATCCCGGCCATGCTGACCGACCTCGACGCGACCCTCAACGAGGTCATCTGGGTCAACAGCGTCTATCTGCTCGCCAACACCGTCCCGCTGCTGCTCACCGGCCGCCTCGGCGACCGGTACGGGCCCAAGCGCGTGCTGATCATCGGACTCGTCCTGTTCCTCGGCGCCTCGCTCTGGTGCGGCCTGGCCACCACCGCTGAGTCCTTGATCGCCGCCCGCGCCGTGCAGGGCCTGGGCGCCGCGGCGATGACGCCGCAGACCCTCACCTTCATCACCAGGCTGTTCCCGGCGGAGCGCCGCGGCGTGCCGATCGCGGTGTGGGGCGCGGTCGCCGGGGTCGCCACGATCACCGGCCCGGTGATCGGCGGGCTGCTGGTGGAGAACGCGGGCTGGCAGTGGATCTTCCTGCTCAACCTGCCCATCGGCGCGGCGGGGCTGGTCATGGCGCTGGTCCTGCTCCCCGACTGGCGGCCGGGCGGCCGAGTCCGCTTCGACACCCTCGGCGCCGTCCTTGCCTCCCTCGGACTCGCGGCGCTGGTCTTCGGGCTGCAGAACGCCCAGCACTACCACTGGGGAACCATCGTCGGGCCGATCAACGTCACGGTCGTCATCGGCGTCGGGCTTGTGCTGATCGGCGCGTTCCTGGTGTGGCAGCGGCGGACCAAGGACGAGCCGCTGGTCCCGCTGGTCCTGTTCACCAATCAGACCTTCTCCTACGCCAACCTCACCTACGCCGCCCTCGGCTTCGCCACGACCGGCATGTTCCTTCCCCTGGTCATCTATGTGCAGTCCGTCCTCGGCCTCGGCCCGGTGGACTCCAGCGTCCTGTGCGCGCCGATGGCGGGCGCGGCGGGTCTGGCCGCGATCGGCGCGGGCCGCGGGATGCGCCACATCAACGGCAAGACGCTGATCATGACCGGCCTGGCCGCCCTGGCCTGCGGCACCGGCCTGATCGCCGTGTTCGCCGAGCCCGACGCCGACCCGCTGGACCTGGTACCCGGTCTTGTCGTGGCAGGCCTGGGCATCGGGCTCGTCTACTCGCCGCTCACCGCCGCGGCGACCTTCGGCCTGCCGCCGCACCTGGTCGGGGCCGCGTCCGGAGTGTTCAACACCTCGCGGCAGGTCGGCGGGGTTCTCGGCAGCGCGACGACCGGCCTGCTGCTGCAGGTGGGGCTCAGCTTCTCGGTGCCGGAGGCGGCCAAGCAGTACGCCAGAGCCCTCCCGCCGCGCTACGCCGACGAGTTCGTCCGCCGGATCACCGACGCGGCCAACACGGCCAGCCAGTTCGACGACAAGGGGCCGCAGATGCCCAGCGACTGGTCGCCGTCGATCGCGGGGCGGGTGCGGAACCTGGCGACCGACGCCTACGACCTCGGCTTCACCAACGCGGCAAAAGCGACCCTGGTTCTCCCGGTCGTCGTGCTCGTTCTCGGCATCGTTTGCGCCGCGGGCATGCGCACGCCACCAACTGGTAACGCGAAAAACCTGGACTACCCGCGCGAGCGCGCGACTCCGTAG
- a CDS encoding PPE domain-containing protein — MTEQTAKRWQGFTHDELYRLLHEGPGAQASAAPARRWAELSAVLADVGQDLLTSLESTGAGWQGRAAGRAYDRLSPLAAWATDAAATAAQMRTAVENQGDHIARARAEMPAPESAPTQAPDPTVAPVLQVAGAQVDPEPLEAAKSSAEQRAFEVMAAYQQATDTNLGTLTALNTPAEVVNHGHGNHSNRGQGITMSTHVSSAPITTVVPDTNHHNSHHRPPGHHQHSGSQNVYISGATISADPPRRPLLTPGALSASVPMETNPVLGAAPRSGTGPTESDERSSSRRPAAAASMAIGADPTTSGGTSPLGTSAAPPLGTTGTAGTPMGSAASTTPASSADKLGLRRFGADAVGSSQWFGDPVEQAPSREVSGRRRDLGSTEQVTESVVIDGEDHQLPPGVIGG; from the coding sequence ATGACTGAGCAGACCGCCAAGCGCTGGCAAGGATTCACCCACGACGAGCTGTACCGCCTGCTGCACGAGGGGCCCGGCGCGCAGGCGTCGGCCGCCCCGGCGCGGCGGTGGGCGGAGCTATCGGCGGTGCTCGCCGATGTCGGCCAAGACCTGCTGACCTCCCTGGAGAGCACCGGCGCGGGGTGGCAGGGCCGGGCCGCGGGCCGGGCGTACGACCGCCTGTCGCCATTGGCCGCGTGGGCGACGGACGCGGCGGCGACGGCGGCGCAGATGCGCACCGCCGTGGAGAACCAGGGCGACCACATCGCCAGGGCCCGCGCGGAGATGCCAGCCCCGGAGTCCGCCCCGACCCAGGCGCCGGACCCGACGGTCGCGCCCGTGCTCCAGGTGGCGGGCGCCCAGGTCGACCCTGAGCCCCTCGAAGCCGCCAAGTCCTCGGCGGAGCAGCGCGCGTTCGAGGTCATGGCCGCCTACCAGCAGGCCACCGACACCAACCTCGGCACGCTGACCGCGCTGAACACCCCGGCCGAGGTGGTGAACCACGGGCACGGCAACCACAGCAACCGCGGCCAGGGCATCACCATGTCGACCCACGTGTCCTCGGCGCCGATCACGACGGTTGTCCCCGACACCAACCACCACAACAGCCACCACCGCCCGCCCGGCCACCACCAGCACTCGGGCAGCCAGAACGTCTACATCTCGGGCGCCACCATCAGCGCCGACCCGCCGCGCCGCCCGCTGCTGACCCCGGGCGCGCTGTCGGCGTCGGTCCCGATGGAGACCAACCCGGTCCTCGGCGCGGCCCCGCGCTCGGGAACCGGCCCCACGGAGAGCGATGAGCGCTCCTCATCCCGACGCCCGGCCGCGGCCGCGAGCATGGCGATCGGCGCCGACCCGACCACGAGTGGCGGCACGTCCCCGCTCGGCACGTCGGCGGCCCCGCCGCTGGGCACCACCGGCACCGCGGGCACGCCGATGGGCTCGGCCGCCTCGACCACCCCGGCGTCGTCGGCCGACAAGCTCGGCCTGCGCCGCTTCGGCGCTGACGCCGTCGGCTCCAGCCAGTGGTTCGGCGACCCGGTCGAGCAGGCGCCGAGCCGCGAGGTCTCCGGCCGCCGCCGTGACCTCGGCAGCACCGAGCAGGTCACCGAGTCGGTCGTCATCGACGGCGAGGACCACCAGCTCCCGCCCGGCGTGATCGGCGGCTGA
- a CDS encoding GNAT family N-acetyltransferase, protein MEFVEINAGRFYLRALRADDRIDDRQAIVEGFADPESRRWLSHLDVSDLDRAEAYIVRRAQGWAEETRFSWAVAEPTTGDLLGEVLLKEVDLAAGTAEAGCWTHPSARGRGMATEALGAVLRFGFGALGLKEIVYKHSPGNEASARVAAKLGFTVVTETDERIVLVLRND, encoded by the coding sequence GTGGAATTCGTAGAGATCAACGCCGGTCGGTTCTATCTGCGCGCGCTCCGCGCCGACGACCGGATCGACGACCGGCAGGCGATCGTCGAGGGCTTCGCCGACCCGGAGAGCAGGCGCTGGCTGTCGCACCTCGATGTCTCCGACCTCGACCGCGCGGAGGCCTACATCGTGCGTCGCGCCCAGGGCTGGGCCGAGGAGACGCGGTTCTCGTGGGCCGTGGCCGAACCGACGACCGGCGACCTGCTCGGCGAGGTGCTGCTTAAAGAGGTCGACCTGGCCGCGGGCACCGCGGAGGCGGGCTGTTGGACGCACCCGTCGGCGCGTGGCAGGGGGATGGCGACCGAGGCGCTGGGCGCGGTGCTGCGCTTCGGTTTCGGCGCGCTCGGCCTCAAGGAGATCGTCTACAAACACAGCCCCGGCAACGAGGCTTCGGCCAGGGTCGCGGCCAAACTCGGGTTCACGGTCGTCACTGAGACAGACGAGCGAATCGTGCTCGTGCTGCGTAACGACTGA
- a CDS encoding HAD family hydrolase: protein MLLDLDGVLRGFPDFDDSAFGLPMGSVMATAFDPELFRPAITGQVTHDRWLATVARKLVSDTVPTAQAAAAAAAWSGPGYVIGTALGLVRAARVRSRVALLTNATTRLAGDLAALGLDREVDGVISSAEIGIGKPDQEAYLAALALLDASADETLFCDDAEPNVAAARRVGMAAAHVPDTDALRTALSVHGLLG from the coding sequence TTGCTGCTCGACCTCGACGGCGTGCTGCGGGGCTTCCCCGACTTCGACGACTCCGCGTTCGGGCTGCCCATGGGCTCGGTGATGGCCACAGCGTTCGACCCTGAGCTGTTCCGGCCCGCGATCACCGGCCAGGTCACCCACGACCGCTGGCTGGCCACGGTCGCCCGCAAACTGGTCAGCGACACCGTCCCCACCGCCCAAGCCGCCGCCGCGGCAGCCGCCTGGTCGGGTCCCGGATACGTGATCGGGACCGCGCTCGGCCTCGTGCGGGCCGCGCGGGTGCGTAGCCGGGTCGCGCTGCTCACCAACGCCACCACCAGGCTGGCAGGCGACCTCGCCGCGCTCGGGCTCGACCGGGAGGTCGACGGCGTGATCTCGTCGGCTGAGATCGGCATCGGCAAACCCGATCAAGAGGCTTATCTGGCCGCGCTCGCGCTGCTCGACGCCAGCGCCGACGAGACCCTGTTCTGTGACGACGCCGAGCCCAACGTCGCCGCCGCCCGGCGGGTCGGGATGGCCGCGGCGCACGTCCCCGACACCGACGCGCTGCGCACCGCGCTGTCCGTGCACGGCCTGCTTGGCTGA
- a CDS encoding DUF1707 domain-containing protein, whose translation MTEFPQSEMRIGDAEREDGLRALGEHMSAGRLTVDEYGDRSAKATTATTRGELMTLFVDLPDPRPRFGPPAVVPAFAAPPAYARRPPPAVRRMPNVLVPIAVVVGAFLFFRFGLLPLLLLPLIVMMFSGRRHHAGRGWH comes from the coding sequence GTGACCGAGTTTCCGCAGTCCGAGATGCGCATCGGTGATGCCGAACGGGAAGACGGTCTGCGTGCGCTCGGGGAGCACATGAGCGCGGGCAGACTCACCGTCGACGAGTACGGCGACCGCAGCGCCAAGGCGACCACCGCGACCACGCGGGGCGAGTTGATGACGCTGTTCGTCGACCTGCCCGACCCGCGGCCCCGGTTCGGTCCGCCCGCTGTCGTCCCGGCGTTCGCGGCGCCGCCCGCGTACGCGCGCAGGCCGCCGCCCGCGGTGCGGCGAATGCCGAACGTGCTGGTCCCGATCGCGGTGGTGGTCGGGGCGTTCCTGTTCTTCCGGTTCGGGCTGCTCCCGCTGCTGCTCCTGCCGCTGATCGTGATGATGTTCAGCGGACGCCGCCACCACGCGGGCCGGGGCTGGCACTGA